A section of the Streptomyces sp. NBC_01591 genome encodes:
- a CDS encoding helix-turn-helix domain-containing protein: MQPAKKKSKRITSWHLIGAQLAMFRKAARMTQAALAERCCVGEDTIASIEQGRRTLQRELAVLLDELLDTKGALEVAVLKVPQKERFPAFVQDYVEYEQEAVTLLSYQNQVVPGLLQTEEYIRFVFSCQYPPLEEDEREEWVAGRLDRQKLLERKPRPMLHFLLEETILRSEIRDPTMLQNQIRHLRQCMELPFLGLQIMPMKLPKHAGLAGPMVLLETPDHDQLVYVEGQLTSYLHEDPDDVCVLQQMYGMLRSQALSVEKSARLLDELLGET; this comes from the coding sequence ATGCAACCGGCAAAGAAGAAGAGCAAGCGGATCACGTCCTGGCACCTGATCGGCGCCCAGTTGGCGATGTTCCGCAAGGCGGCGCGGATGACACAGGCGGCACTCGCCGAGCGGTGCTGTGTCGGCGAGGACACGATCGCGTCAATCGAGCAGGGGCGCAGGACACTGCAGCGGGAACTCGCGGTCCTGCTGGATGAACTACTGGACACGAAAGGGGCGTTGGAGGTCGCGGTGTTGAAGGTGCCGCAGAAGGAGCGGTTCCCGGCGTTCGTACAGGACTACGTGGAGTACGAGCAAGAGGCAGTGACGCTGCTCTCGTATCAGAACCAGGTGGTGCCGGGGCTGCTCCAGACCGAGGAGTACATCCGGTTCGTCTTTTCCTGCCAGTATCCGCCTCTTGAAGAGGACGAGCGGGAGGAGTGGGTGGCGGGCCGACTCGACCGCCAGAAGCTCCTCGAACGCAAGCCACGCCCCATGCTTCACTTCTTGCTGGAGGAGACCATTCTGCGCAGCGAGATCAGGGATCCCACCATGTTGCAGAACCAGATCCGGCATCTGCGCCAGTGCATGGAACTCCCGTTCCTGGGGCTCCAGATCATGCCGATGAAGCTTCCGAAGCATGCCGGGCTCGCTGGGCCGATGGTGCTGCTGGAAACCCCCGATCACGACCAGCTCGTCTACGTGGAGGGCCAGCTGACCAGCTACCTGCACGAGGACCCGGATGACGTCTGCGTGCTCCAGCAGATGTATGGGATGCTGCGTTCGCAGGCGCTTTCCGTCGAAAAGAGCGCACGCCTACTGGACGAACTGCTTGGAGAGACATGA
- a CDS encoding ATP-binding protein, whose translation MNETTQLPHFREVFHRRERRSVPLVRQFVREALVDWACDVRTDDVLLCVSELVTNALLHGVPPGRGFRLHLRLEPADGTLRIEVHDSGDGEVRLADSRAASDEEGGRGLRLVAALADKWGVGERNPGKVVWCEFEVSVGCGMSTR comes from the coding sequence GTGAATGAAACAACTCAACTCCCCCACTTCCGCGAGGTGTTCCACCGCCGGGAACGCCGATCCGTGCCGCTCGTACGACAGTTCGTCCGTGAGGCTCTCGTCGACTGGGCGTGCGACGTCCGGACCGATGACGTGTTGCTCTGCGTGAGCGAACTCGTCACCAACGCCTTGCTGCACGGCGTCCCGCCCGGTCGTGGGTTCCGCCTCCACCTCCGCCTGGAACCGGCCGACGGCACCCTGCGCATCGAGGTCCACGACAGCGGTGACGGGGAGGTTCGTCTTGCCGATTCCAGGGCGGCGTCGGATGAGGAAGGGGGCCGTGGGTTGCGGCTGGTGGCGGCGCTCGCCGACAAGTGGGGGGTGGGGGAGCGGAACCCCGGCAAGGTGGTGTGGTGCGAGTTCGAGGTGTCGGTGGGGTGCGGCATGTCGACGAGATAG
- a CDS encoding MBL fold metallo-hydrolase, with the protein MADWYVDDRCTNCDVARQFAPELIGEEEGTSRILRQPSDEAENRRLHAAVFACHTRSIRPASGQPDPALDPFPMALDDGVLVCGHNSQHTAGANSYLLRRPSGTVMMIDTPRWSPGLAERYVAATGPVTDVLLTHRDHVAHGRRYADHFGARMWIHEGDLDAAPDADQVIRGLDPVEIGEGVTAHPLPGHTRGSVLYFADDRYCFSGDSFYWSRTTEDLEVAESVTWYSIEELAASLARTAGQLRFEWVLPGHGDRQRREAEEMSRRLHALAERTALLRPRPIDFTALRW; encoded by the coding sequence ATGGCCGACTGGTACGTGGACGATCGCTGCACCAACTGCGACGTGGCCCGACAGTTCGCACCCGAGTTGATCGGAGAGGAAGAAGGGACGTCGCGGATTCTGCGGCAGCCGAGCGACGAGGCGGAGAACCGGCGCTTACACGCCGCCGTCTTCGCCTGTCACACCCGCTCGATCCGGCCCGCGTCGGGGCAGCCGGACCCCGCGCTCGACCCGTTCCCGATGGCGCTGGACGACGGCGTACTGGTCTGCGGGCACAACTCCCAGCACACCGCCGGCGCCAACTCCTACCTCCTGCGACGCCCGTCCGGCACGGTCATGATGATCGACACCCCGCGCTGGAGCCCCGGGCTGGCCGAGCGGTACGTGGCGGCGACGGGGCCCGTCACCGATGTGCTGCTCACCCATCGCGATCACGTCGCGCACGGGCGCCGTTACGCCGACCACTTCGGCGCCCGGATGTGGATCCACGAGGGCGACCTCGACGCGGCGCCGGACGCGGACCAGGTGATCCGGGGGCTCGACCCGGTGGAGATCGGCGAGGGTGTCACCGCCCATCCGCTGCCCGGCCACACCCGGGGCAGCGTGCTCTATTTCGCGGACGACCGGTACTGCTTCAGCGGCGACAGCTTCTACTGGTCGCGTACGACAGAGGACCTCGAAGTCGCGGAGAGCGTGACTTGGTACTCCATCGAGGAGCTGGCCGCCTCCCTGGCAAGGACGGCGGGGCAGTTGCGGTTCGAGTGGGTGCTGCCCGGCCACGGCGACCGGCAGCGCCGGGAGGCCGAGGAGATGTCCCGGCGGTTGCACGCGCTGGCGGAACGTACGGCGCTGCTGCGGCCCCGGCCGATCGACTTCACCGCCCTCCGCTGGTGA